The following nucleotide sequence is from Phacochoerus africanus isolate WHEZ1 chromosome 6, ROS_Pafr_v1, whole genome shotgun sequence.
CATTCCAGGTGATCATGCCAGCCCCATGTTGAGTCTATGGCCAGGACCAGGCCACGGTTTGGATTTGGAAGCAGAAACCAAGAGTCCTGCGAGTGGGGCAGTCATCCTAGCCTTGAATGGAGGGGGCCAGTCACCAGAAGTCTGAGGCCAAAGGGGCCATCCATCAGCGCTCCTGAGCAGGGGTTGGGCCAGGTCAGGTCAGGCGGGCCCCACATGATGACGTGAGACCAATCCATGCCTTTCAGTTAGCAGAGGTCTGGAAGTTTGGAGGGCTCTCAGGGCTATGGGCAGTTTTGTCAGTCTCAGCTGCCTTTGCTGTTCATGACCTGGAGGCTCAGAGGGTGGCCATCCCCCTTTCCCACAATCCTGAAGCTGCTGCTAAGAGATGGAAGTCCTTTGCTGGCACAGCTCACCAGCCTCCCACTCAAGGAAtttgcagctgtgactcaagtCACCACATGGACCTGATAGTTCTGACCCCTAACAGCCGGGAGGGGCAAGGGGCCTCTTGGGGCCACTCAGAGCCTTCTCCCCATTTCTCAGGGCAAACCCAGACCTCGAGCCATCTGGACGCATGACGGCTGTGCCCTGGACACCAGTCGTGTGAGCGTGCGGCATGGGGAGCAGGACTCCATCCTCTTCATCCGAGAGGCCCAGCGTGCTGACTCAGGTCGCTACCAGCTCCATGTGCAGCTGGGCGGGCTGGAGGCCACTGCTGCCATCGACATCCTGGTGATTGGTACCATGCGGGGAGTGGGAGACAGGGTGGTCCTCAGGGGTTCCCTCTCCAGCCTGAAGAGGAGCCAGCACAGGGAGCTGGGGAAGCGGGGTGTGGGGGATCAAtgatgggttgggggaggggtggctcagcagaaagggaGGGGCCCCTCCTGGAATGACATCCTCACGTGTGACGCGTGCCATGCCCGCCGCCATGCTTGGCCCTTTCAGAGAGGCCGGGCCCTCCTCAGAGTATCAAGCTGCTGGACGTCTGGGGCTCCAGCGCTACCCTGGAGTGGACACCTCCCCAAGACACGGGCAACGCGGCACTGCTGGGCTACACGGTGCAGAAGGCTGACATGAAATCTGGGGTGAGGCTGGgcttggagggagagagggaggaacagCACATTCTGGAGTGGGGCTCTGGTAGCTCTGTGTGGTGGGCTGAGGTGCAATGAGTTCCCAGAGCGAGGGTCCCACACCCACCATGTTCTGGGgccctgcagctgtggttcaCGGTGCTGGAGCGCTACCACCACACCAGCTGCACCGTCTCCAACCTCATCGTTGGCAACTCCTATGCATTTCGAGTCTTTGCTGAGAACCAGTGTGGGCTCAGCGAGACAGCCCCCATCACTGCTGACCTGGCCCACATCCAGAAGGCAGGTGAGGCACAGAAAGCCTTCAGAGGCGGGAAGAGTTAAGGAGAAAGAGTTGAAGAGGGATGGGGCTCTCAGGCACTCTAGCAAGGCCCTTCTTGGTCCCCTCAGCTACCATTTACAAGACGGAGGGCTTTGCCCAGCGAGATTTCTCTGAAGCCCCAAAGTTCACCCAGCCTCTGGCAGACTGTACTACAGTCATTGGCTACGACACCCAGCTCTTCTGCTGTGTCCGCGCCTCCCCCAAGGTGAGCAGAGAGGCCTGTGGGTGGTTGTGCTGTGCGGCTCCCTGCTCCTGCTCTAACCTTAGCTGTGGCCAAGAACATTCTAACCAAAGTGTTTGttcccatcaccaccatctgCTCCTTCCACAGCAAGGTATGAAGGAACACCCAGGGTACTGGGTATTGTGGATATACTTCCAGTTTCCCTTTCAGTGTCTGTGCCTCGCACGGGAAGATGTCCCTTAATGTCCTGCTGGCAGCTGGGCATGAGCTGCAAAGTTGTCTCTCTGGCCCGGGTGATGGAGTCCTGCTGGTTTCTTCCTACCCTCCAAGCCTCATCCCAtcagggccacacacatggaGTTGAACCTTCGGCCACAACCCTGAGCAAGGCTCCCTGTATACTTACAGCCTGGTCACTGCACTCCACACTTGGCTTAGGACACCATGAACACCTTTTGTGTCCTGGGCCAGACCAGGTGGAGATAACATCTCGGAGAGTATCAATAAGCCCACTCTACAACCTACTTGCTAACCAAATGGGACAGAAGCAACTCCCAAGCCAAAAGTGGGAACAGACTGTGAAAGATTCGACAGCGTATATATAGAAAAGAGGAAGTCCCAACGCCTAGTACTTCTGGTCCCTAAAGGGGCTGCCAAGCAGAAAGGAACGGAAGTGGCCCCTTTCTTCCAGTCAGGAATACCTGATGAATGAGGCGAGGTGTCAGCTGTTATTTTCGACCAAGGGAAGGAGCTAGGGAGGCTGCTGAGGTACTTGCAGGGGAACCCCTTCCCAAACATAAGGGACAGGGAGTTTTTCAGAAGGCCGTTATCTCATCCAGACCCCTGGACCATCTGTTCTTAAAGCACCCTGCTCCTCTGGCCTGTGTGTCCCCAAGGCTTTAGACAAAGAGTCCAGAGACTGAGCACAGAAAGAACAATTAGTTCTTACCACCCCTTGCTGCCCCCTCATCTTTGTCTTCCAGCCAAAGATCATCTGGCTGAAGAACAAGATGGATATCCAAGGCAACCCCAAGTACAGAGCCCTCACTCACTTGGGAATCTGCTCCCTAGAGATCCGCAAGCCTGGTCCCTTTGATGGGGGCATCTACACTTGCAAGGCGGTTAACCCTCTAGGGGAGGCGTCCGTGGACTGTCGGGTGGACGTGAAAGGTAAGGGCAGAACTTGCACCTGAAGGGTGTGATCACCTCCTCTTTCCACAGGTGGAAAGGTCGAGGGCAGAGACACACACCTAGATGGAGAAGGGCTCATTTGGCTTCTCCTTCAGGCCTtctcatcactgtcaccatcaggATGTATTTTTTTATCCACTATCTCATGTCTCTCCATCATAATTCTGTAATATAGGAAGAATCGCTCTTTCCATTTTGCAAAAGAGAGACCTGAAGCATAGGAAGGGGATCAATCGGTTTGCCCAAGATTTTTACCACCGGTTAATTGAGGAGTTAGCGCTATGATGGAAGGAGGCCAAGTCTCCCAGACAGTACCTGGactgtttttctttaaactatACAATCTTCTTATTCAGTCCAGAAAAGCTATAGTTCTTTGTTGCGGTTTTAAGCAAACCAGAGGACTTTCATCTCCGGTGTGTCAAAAGGGAATATtgcacatcctttttttttttttttttggtctttttagggctgcactcacatatgaaagttcctaggctagtggtcgaattggagctgcagctgctggcctacaccacagacacagtgacaccagatctgagctgtgtctgcaacctacaccacagctcacagcaacgctggatccttaacccgctgagcaaggccagggattgaacccacatcctcatggacactagttgggttcgtttccaccgagccatgatgggaacaccactACCTCTCTTAAAAagtattcattcatccatccattcctgTCACCTTGTTCAGATCTCCATCACTGCATTTAGAATACTGTTTTGTAATTATCTATTTAATATCTGTTTCCCCATAAACCATGAGCACTCTGAGAGCAGGGACCATCTTACTCACCTTTGTCCCCCAGCGTTGAGCCCAGTTTCTGACACAGCACAGGCActctctgtgtgtgtggcccGAATTAGGAATAAATGGGCCATTACCTGGCCTAGTCTTCCCTCTGCTCAGACCCCTAGTTGGCACCATGGACCCCCCAGAAACCTGGAAGTATATCCCTTCTCAATGCTCTGAAAGGTTTTCCAGGGATTTCTGAGATGTTAATACTGAGAAATGTCTGAATTCTTGCAGCTCCTAATTGAGGCGCCCTAACATGGACATGAGAAACTCCTGGGGAAGGTAAGGAAAGAGGGATGAGGGTCTGAGGGAGTCTTTCATGTTTACGGCTCGGCTCGTGTTGTTGAGTCTGGGACAGACGTATGTTCCTAAGCCTTTCAACCACGCACTCACTGGCAGCCACTTTTCTTTTCACCAAGATTTTTAAGCTAATGTTATCATCCCTATGGAGGAAATTTACCATAGATGAGGTCCACTTGGGCACATCCTCTAGCTATCTGTACTCCTCACGCCGATGATAGCAGTTAAACCTGATAGTCTTCTGAAGGAGAGGGATAGTGTCTGCCTAATTGTAAGGGAGGTGCTGGAAGAAAAGGTGTCAAGGGAACAATGAGGACTGGAGGATGGCTGAGGGTCACCACCACCACGTGACAGTAGTgaggaaaagcagaggaaaatgtCCTTGTCAACTAATTCTTTCTACCTCAGTCGGCATGGTGAAAAACAGATTCGTTTGCTTGCTTTTTACTCTGAAGGTTTTGGATTCCTTCCCTTGCCTTCCAAGAGAGGAAAACCACCATTATCGTTACATGCCAATGATAATTGAACGTGTGGATATGTGGTCCCAAGAAGCTCATTATTGGCAAAGAGCAACTCAGACCATCATTTAGAATTTGATAACTCCTTCAGACTCGCAATCACTCACAGCAGAAATGCTGTGTAAAAACTGATGAGTGGGGTGAAAAGGAAGCTCATGAGAGAATTAAAGAGAACTGGTTCCCAGTGTCTCCTCTGACTTGTAGCTCCTGGCTGATGAATCCAGAGAATTAATTCCATCCCAGAAGCCGCTTATTTAAGCCTCTCACTGatacaaagcaaatgaaaacccTGAGGGATGCATCAAAAGTACAGGCTTCTCAGGGGAGCTCTCTGTGCCAGTTGGCTTGTGCAGCCAGTTCTCTCGCCTTCGCTCAATTCCCCCTCTGTGTGAAGGTTAAGGTTATGGTTAATGTTATACTGTGTTGGTGTTAGCCTTGGTAGTGTTAGTTGCCCTTTCCCGTCTCTTTCACACAGTGCCAGCAACGAAACAGAGTAAGTAGAGAACTCAGAACATGGGACCCAGACACCGGGACGGGGTGCCTCGGTATCCCAGATGCACTCTGGAGGTTTGCTGTTATGGCCACGACATACCCTCTCTCTTTTGTGCCTCCAGGAAGACTGCGCTGCGACGGTTCTTAAGGAGCTCCAACATACTCTTATTTGGACTAGTCTAAATAAATGCATGCATCCTCAGTGCAAAAGTGTCCATCTGTTTGAGCTTTCTATATGGAAAACCATTGAGAACGGTGGAATCCTTTAGCCAGACTGTATGGAATCTGCAGACCCCCAGgcccctctttctcttcccataTCCACATTTTCTTCCACAGAGGTTCCTAACACTGTCCTTTTCTTTAGAGAGTCTATGACAACCCCGCAGCACCAGGTGCTAAAAGAGATGTTCAAAATGatctgctctcttcctctctgtgctTTCCGGGTTGGAAAACCAGAATGCACATCTATCCCAGAGACACAGAAGGCAGGACACATAAATAGTCACACAGCTAATTAAAGACAAAGCACTAAGATGAGAGGGAGGGCTGGGAGATACTGAAGAAACAGGAGCAGAGTCTCATTAAGCCCCCGGGAAAGAATAAAGGTGAGGTGCACCTGCTTACATGTCTCCATTTCTATAACAAATAAGATACTGAAGGCATTCGGTGATGCGATCTGCCAGAGACAGCAACAATTCCTCCCATCCTGGTATGGGTATGGTGCTCTTCCCAGCAAGAACTGGagtttctttctcctccccttgaatctggTTGACCATGGGACCCGCTTTGACCAAAAGAATGTAGTGGAGGTGATGCTATGCCAGTTGGCCTAGACCTTAAGAGGTCTGGTagtttctgcttttgcttttagaAGTCAGCTCCCACATAAAGGATCTCAGGACAGATTACTGAATTTACCAGAGGCCAGATGGAAGACAACCAAGCATCCTGGCTGAcagccagcaccacagccctAGACGTGTGTGGCCACCCTGGACCCCTTGGCCTTGGTCAAGCGAAATCTACTCCTCATGTAGAGACAGTCTGTCCTTGCACTGCCCTGCTCAAATTGTAAAATTATGAGCAGATGAACAGTTGCTGTTGTTTCAAGTTGCTAAATATTGTGTGGTTGGTTACATAGTAATACAGGACTGAAACAGCCTTCTATGCACAGGCACTGGACATCAGGTTTTCTCttaatcttcattttacaaataagttaaAGTTTATAAATTGTTCCAAGTTACGTAGCTGGAAAGTAGAGcatctgggatttgaaccaggttTGTTTGACTTCAAGCCTTCCTTCCCTATTTCCTCTCCACTGTCTGGGCCTGCATTGGAATCGTGGGtttaggaaagaaaagatttctaGAAGGCAATAAATATTAGGAGAGGTTTTGAGGAGGAAGGGGATATGTTTTGGCTGAGTGTGAAGAACTTTTCTGTTTGGACCAAAGGCCTATTTTCAGTGGAGGCAAAGTATCTATTTCAGCCTCTCTCAATTGGAGTTTCCTGAGAATGAAGTCCCAGTGCCCCAAGACATTCATTGCAGGTCATAAATTAACTTCTTCCTATGCACTGAGAATGTTACTAGTTCTGTAGCATCCTTGGGAGAATTGAGAAAAAAGTTGCACAAATCATTTGCAGGGTCTAATGTACCTGGAGAATCCCTGCTGAGAGTGTTAGGAGGGACATTAGGCAGAAGGGGCCAGGGTCCAGAGACAGCCAGTCCGGTACACAATGACCAAGAGGCCTCCCTGCAGCCGAAGCAGGGCCTAGGTCAGGAAGGAGTAAAATACCCCCAGCTATGATATCCTAAGGCTCAGTTAGACCTCTGGCCTCAGGCCACAGTCAGTCCCATGCCTCTGCTATTTGGTGAAGTACTCAAAGGCCATCTCTTAAAGTTCGCATATTCTCAACCTTTATGGTGAATGAATAAAATCTTCACATTGGACAAGACCTCCAAACACAGGTAATCTTTCTGCATTCAAGAACTGCACTGGAATCCTGAAGTTttcgttttttccttttttttttttaagggctgcaggtgtggcatacagaagctcccaggctaggggtctaatcagagcaacagctgccagtctatgccagagccacggcaacgccacgTCTGactcgcatctgtgacctacaccacagctcatggcaaccctggatccttaacccactgaccgaggccagggatccaacccgcaacctcatggttcctaatcggattggtttccactgcgccataatgggaacgcctatttatccaaaatatttttttaacaccTATTCACACATATCATTTTGGGGTTCAGCTGAGGGGGACATATATTTCCCAGGTGAATGGCCTTATGCTGAATGAAGAATTCTTGTGCCTGAAATTTACATTGTCATTCTGATGGAAGAAAGGAgatccactgcttttttttttttttttgcaacagctTTCAAAATCATAATTTGGTGATAGAAAATTAGAGatgtagagttcccatcgtggcgcagtggttaacgaatccgactagaaaccatgaggttgcgggttcagtccctgcccttgctcagtgggttaatgatccggcgttgccgtgagctgtggtgtaggttgcagacgcggctcggatcctgagttgctgtggctctggcgtaggctggcggctacagctccaattcaaccccaagcctgggaacctccatatgccacgggagcggcccaagaaatagcaaaaagacaaaaaaaaaaaaattagagatgaaTTTCCTTAGGAGAGAGAAACTTTTGTTTGCTAAAACTGTCTCCCCCACTTACCTGAAGGTGGGTGAAGGATTTCCCTACTCCCGCTCGCTGCTCCTAGGGGAAAAAGGAACGCAGTTAATTAAGAGTTTCTTTCCCTCTGATCTCCTCCTGCCACTACCTGCCAGGAGAGAAGGGGAGCTACTGGCACAGGTTTTCCCACCTCCAAACAACCTGAGCCCTACAAGCAATTAAAATTCCACCTTCAGCAGAAAACCTATGGAAAAAGAGGCAAGCCTCTTCTCTGAGCTCTTCCTCACATCAACTTGCAACTTCTCAgcctccccaccctttcccttatCAAGCCACTAAATTCCAAGGCTgctctgcttcctgtggcatTTCTTACAGTAACACCTCACTCCTGCAAACCTCACCACCTGAACTTCACAACTAAAAACGAAGAGGTAAACAGAAAGCCTATAATGGTCATAAACTCTAGAGACTAAAAGCTCAGGCTCTTTGTTTTCGAGAAAGCTCTTCAACCACTCTTCCAGGGCCTTTTAACTTAAAATGTTTAGAACATTTCTAAGAAGCTCTGTTAACTGGTAGCCCAGTCTATTCACAGGCAACCCTtggaaacaacaaagaaaatcccTAATAAGGAGGCCTAAGCTTTTTTACAAACACAGCTTTTAATTTAGAGGAAGCAAGTCACCAACACTATCCTCAAAAGCCTCCGAGGCACAGGTATAAAACATGGTGTGTTCATAATTATCCTCCTAACCATGTCCTACTGTGACGGCCACGATCCTCCTAGATAAGCGAGGGGTCAAATATAAACGCTGACAGGTCAAATATGCTCCATATACTTGTCAACAGAGGAGCCACGGTTGCATCTGAAGCCTAACTTCCCTGTCTGAAAAGCCTGTTATCTTCATACCTCAAGATGCCACAGGTTCCTAAAGTTCTTTCCTAAAAAGTCGATGGAAGATGTACTTCTTAGAGAACCTCAATATACCTAAGGTATAAATGTTCAGTTGCTTCCGTAAACTTGGAAAAAATCACAACTGCAGGCCCTGACTACCACGGCGCTTCCGAAAAGAGCCCCCGGACGAACTTCCTCAGGCAGAGCGTTAGCTTTGGGGCGGACGGCCGTGAGGGGCGTCAGAACCCAGCCCCGCCCAGCACGAGGAGGGGGCGGAGAAGGGGGGGGGCCGGCCGGGAGCGAGGCTCTCACTCATTGGTCCGTTCCCTCGCGCGCCGCCGCGAGGTCCCGCCCCTCGCAGGCCCCGCTCACGGAGGGTAGCCCAGGGAGGTCTTCCCCTCTCGCGCGCGCGCGCTCGCGGCCTCCCTGCTCCAGGCCTCCCGGCTTTAGCTCTCCGGATGGAGCCTTTCTTGGAACGGCTCTTCGCCTGGTTCCCACCTGCAGACTTCCGGCCGGCGGCCCCCTCCGCCGCCCCGCCCCACGAGGGCGGGAGATGCTGGCCGCCACCAATCATTGAGTGCGCATGGTAGGagagggtggggcctgagagATTCGAAAGGAGCCCCGCCCCCTCGGAGCTGATTCCCGGGACTAGGTTGTGGAAGGAAAGCACCTTCCGCAGGAGGTGAGGCGGCACGGAAAGTAGAAATAGGGTGGGCTGCGGACATGGAAGGGATGTGGTGCCGCGGGAGTAGAAAGGTGGCTTGGAGAGAGGAAGAACCGGAGGATGGTCGCGGAGAGGGAGATGGGGGGGGCGTAGACCGCCCTGCGAGGAGAGGTCGGGTCGCAGGGGGCGGGGGCCGCCGAGCGCAGGCACATTGGAGTGTGGAGGAACGTGTCTGGACCTGCCCCGGAGATAACAGCGGTGGTTTACTGGAGCAAGTGCTGCTCTTGGGATGCTTGCTTTACCTCCAAGCACCACCCCTTGCAGCCTAGCTGGGCCTAGCTGGGAGGCCTTGGGCAGAATGGAGACCTGAGGGGAGGTATTTTTCTCTCCAGCTCAAGTCTAAGCTGATTCTTGCTTCTCTGGAACATGGAAGGTTTAGAAGAAGGTAAGGAAACCCTGGAGGGAAGAATGAGGCCCTGTGATTGAGAGCCGTGTTCGGGACCCAAGGCTGtagttcttttttcctcccctacagaTGTAAAGTTTATAGTGGATGAGACCTTGGACTTTGGGGGGCTGTCACCATCTGACAGGTAGTAGACTCTTTATCCTACTTACTTTGCTTCCACAATGCTTGTCTTTAACCTCTTACTGCTGAATTACTGGCCTCCGGTCTGGATTGGGAATTTAGCAAGATTGGGTGCACTGAGGATTCTGGGTAGCTGGTTGACTTGGGCCCCATGTGGCacgactgggggaggggagacgggATAAGCTGGAATGAGATTGCAGGGTGTTAAGAAGAAGGGTAAGTAGATTTGCCGCATCTTCATCCTGGCATAATTTCCAATGTCAGAAAATGCTGAAGGCCTCATAGAACCAGGTGTCTCATCAGGTAGATCTCACAGCCAGCAGGGACATCAGGGTTGGggttgtggctctggctcagaCGTGGGGGCTTTGCCCAGTCTCCTTCTCTCTAACGCGTGGGCGTGGTGTTCCGTTTGTTTTCTGCGTCAGTCGAGAGGAAGAAGATATAGCAGTGCTGGCGACTCCAGAGAAACCTGTCCGACGAGGCCTCTCTCATCGAAGTGACCCGAATGCTGTGGTCCCCGCCCCCCAGGGTCTGAGGCTCAGCTTAGGCCCCCTCAGCCCAGAGAAGCTGGAAGAAATCCTCGATGAGGCCAATCGGCTGGCAGCTCAGCTGGAGCAGTGTGCCCTGCAGGAGCGAGAGAACACGGGCGAGGGCCCAGTGCCTCGAAGAGTGAAGCCCAGCCCTCGGCGGGAGACCTTTGTGCTCAAGGACAGTCCTGTCCGAGACCTGCTGCCCACGGTCAGCTCTCTGGCTCGGAGcactccctcccccagcagcctGACACCCCGCCTCCGCAGCAGTGACAGGAAGGGGTCAGTCAGGGCTCTTCGGACGACATCTGGAAAGAGGCCCCCCAGCGTGAAGAGGGTGAGTTTAGAGAGTTTGGGTTGATGTGTGCCCCTGGCACTGTTCATGACTCAGTACAGGTGTAGAGCGGTTTTCTTGTCAGTAAAATGGAAGTCACATTCTACCTCATTAAATTGTTGGAATTAAACGGGGTATCATGAGCAAAGCGCAGCACAGTGTCTGCACAAGCTCTATAACGTCTCTAATAAGCTCTCGATAAATGACATCGGAGGCGATGATGACGGTGTTGGCAGCTAACTCTGCTCTTCCTTATTGGGATCGAGGTGACTCTCCACCTCAATCCCTTAATCAGCCAGCAGAACCGATTCTCTTTGCATCCTAgtgccttttttcctccctctctttgtGTTTCAGGAGTCGCCCACTTGCAGTCTGTTCCCTGCATCCAAAAGCCCAGCGTCTTCTCCTCTTGCCCGATCAACTCCTCCAGTCCGGGGGAAAGCTGGGCCCAGTGGGAGAGCAGTAGCAAGTGAGAAGACCTTGGCAGCAAAGCCGTGGGTgcgtgggaggagggaggatgcGGAGCTAACCCTAAAATTCCTCACCTCCTCTCCACCAGGCCCCCCGACCCCCGTCAGACCAGTCCTAACCCCACAGCCTTCTACCAGCAATTCTCAGCGCCCGTCTCGGACACAGGGAGCCACGGCTAAACCTTCCAGTCGACTACCGGTTCCATCGGCCATTCCCCGGCCCGCCAGCAAGATGCCGCTCACTGGCCGGACTG
It contains:
- the MYBPHL gene encoding myosin-binding protein H-like; the encoded protein is MEAATALEVASGSTLKVKEASPADADRPQASPQQEAGSPIPQLLPPIEDDGSSLPSQREGWICWVLPGSPVHGAQPDAVSASSKLSSSPTGGSPLNFLSFLHSEHPKIWLPRALRQTYIQKVGEAVNLLIPFQGKPRPRAIWTHDGCALDTSRVSVRHGEQDSILFIREAQRADSGRYQLHVQLGGLEATAAIDILVIERPGPPQSIKLLDVWGSSATLEWTPPQDTGNAALLGYTVQKADMKSGLWFTVLERYHHTSCTVSNLIVGNSYAFRVFAENQCGLSETAPITADLAHIQKAATIYKTEGFAQRDFSEAPKFTQPLADCTTVIGYDTQLFCCVRASPKPKIIWLKNKMDIQGNPKYRALTHLGICSLEIRKPGPFDGGIYTCKAVNPLGEASVDCRVDVKGKGRTCT
- the PSRC1 gene encoding proline/serine-rich coiled-coil protein 1 isoform X2, coding for MEGLEEDVKFIVDETLDFGGLSPSDSREEEDIAVLATPEKPVRRGLSHRSDPNAVVPAPQGLRLSLGPLSPEKLEEILDEANRLAAQLEQCALQERENTGEGPVPRRVKPSPRRETFVLKDSPVRDLLPTVSSLARSTPSPSSLTPRLRSSDRKGSVRALRTTSGKRPPSVKRESPTCSLFPASKSPASSPLARSTPPVRGKAGPSGRAVASEKTLAAKPWGATAKPSSRLPVPSAIPRPASKMPLTGRTVPSSKGALPPDPLSARKGLPRPGATGHKVPVSQRPNPPITSVGRSNLQPPRKVTALGPTR
- the PSRC1 gene encoding proline/serine-rich coiled-coil protein 1 isoform X1, giving the protein MEGLEEDVKFIVDETLDFGGLSPSDSREEEDIAVLATPEKPVRRGLSHRSDPNAVVPAPQGLRLSLGPLSPEKLEEILDEANRLAAQLEQCALQERENTGEGPVPRRVKPSPRRETFVLKDSPVRDLLPTVSSLARSTPSPSSLTPRLRSSDRKGSVRALRTTSGKRPPSVKRESPTCSLFPASKSPASSPLARSTPPVRGKAGPSGRAVASPPTPVRPVLTPQPSTSNSQRPSRTQGATAKPSSRLPVPSAIPRPASKMPLTGRTVPSSKGALPPDPLSARKGLPRPGATGHKVPVSQRPNPPITSVGRSNLQPPRKVTALGPTR